TGTGAGTCATTACTCGTAATCAGAAGGAGATAGAGCATGAGGCGGAAACTCGGATTGGCGGCGGCCCTCGTCGTCGCGTTGGCGGTGGCCGGCTACGCGCAGAAGCCGGACTTCTCCGGCGTGTGGACCCCAGACGTCGATCCGGCGGCGGCGGCGCCGGCCGGCGGCGGTGGTGGTGGCCGCGGTATGGGCGGTGGCCCGATGACCGTGAAGCAGACGGCGGCCGACATCTCTGTCGAACGCCAGGGCCGCAACGGCGCGACGACGACCGTCTACAAGACCGACGGCTCGGAGTTCGAAGTCGCCGGGCGCGGTGGCGCGATGATGAAGGCGACCGCGAAGTGGGACGGCAGCAAGCTCGTGATCACCACCAAGACCGACAATGGTGACCAGGTGCAGACGTGGTCGCTCGACAGCGGCAAGCTCAGCATCGAGCGCCAGGGCCCGAATGGCCCCGTCAAACAGACCTACAAGAAGAGCACGTAAGACATCGGCGGGATAGGGATCATCGGATGGTCCGGGCCGGGGCGAACGCCCCGGCCTTTTTTTGTGTATAGTGCGCTGTTCCCCGCAAGGCAGCCATGACCAAAGTCGTCTGGAGCTAGGTTTCCAGCTGCGCCCGCAGCTCGCTCACGGTCAGTCCGGTCAGCGGATCGCGCAGATCCGGGGCCAGCGTCAGCAAGGGCTCGAGCACGAATCTCCGTTCGCGGAATCGTGGATGCGGAACCTGCAGGCCGTTGGTCTCCAGAATTTCATTACCGTAAAGGATTAGATCCAGATCCAGCGTGCGCGGCGCGTTTGGATACGGCCTCGTCCGCCCGGCGGCTTCCTCGATCGCCTGCAGGCGCGCCAGGAGTGCAGCCGGAGGCAGCTCCGACTCCCCCACGCCGACGGCGTTGAGATACGGCGGCTGCCCCTCCGTGCCCGGCCCGACCGGGGCGGTCTCGATGAGGGGCGAGAGACGGAAGCCGGAAAGAAAAGAGGCGACCTGATCGGCCGCCTCGAGGATCTGTTGCCGTCGGTCGCCGCGATTGGAGCCGAACGCGACCACGATCACGCGTGCACCAGGCAGCGTCAGCCGGCCGCGATCAGCGCGTGTCGCCCACCCAGCGCGTCGGCAGCACCACACCGCTGGTTCTCGCGCCGTCGGCGCTGCGCCCGAGTAGATCGGTGCGCCCGGCCGCCATCTGATCGAAGAAGCGCTTCGCCTCGCTCGTCTCGCCGAGGATGACGTGAAGCAGCGAGCGGTTGCGGGCGTTGGTGACATGCTCGACGCGCGGCGTCCATTTGTCGATGAACGCCTGCACGGCGGCGGCTTCCTCGGTGAAGAACGCCAGCGTGGCGCCCTTGCTCGTCCCGGGCGCCTTGACCCGGACCTCCGCCGCTTCCTCGGCCTTCGCGCCACGATCTTCAATCGCGTCGCGCAGCCACTGCAGCTGGATCTCCTCGCGGTTGATCACGTACTGGTACGTGTTGTTGAAGTCGTAGTCGCCGACCACGCGGGCGGCGGCGATGTGCCGCTGCAGCAGCACGGCCTTGTCGCGGAAGCAGTCGCGGAGCAGTTCGATCAGTTCTGAAGGTTTCACGCGCTCTGTTTTTCCTTGCAGGTGATGCAGACGCGGGTCCACGGGATGGCGTTCAGGCGCGGCGCGGCGATTTCTTCGCCGCAGTCGCGACAGATGCCGTAGGTGCCCTTCTCGATCCGCCAGAGCGCCTCTTCGATCGCCTGGAGAATCTTGGCATCGGTCTGCTTCAATTTGAGCTGGATGTGTACTTCGTTGTTGCCACTGGCCTGATCGGCCAGATCGCCCTGCCGCGAATTCACGTCCCCCATGGTCGTCTGGATCGGCTTGACGCCACCGCCCTGGGAGAGGATCTCACCGCGCTTCTTGAGCAGCGCTTCCTTGTAGCTCGACGTATCCATTCCCTGATTCTCCGCGGGAAGGCCTGACTAAACTTCCATAGTATCACTTGGAGTCGATGCTGTCGGTGCCAAGGGTGCTAGGGGCGCCAAGGGTGCTAAAGGTGCTGGTGCCAAGAGTGCGAAGGGTGCTGGTGCGAAGGGTGCTGGTGCGAAGGGTGCTGGTGCGAAGGGTGCTCCGTGCGAAGGGTGCTGAGTGCGAAGCTCGCACCCTCCGCCCCCTGCACCCTCCGCACCTCTAGCACCCTTCGCACCAGCACCCTTAGCACCCTTGGCGCCCTTAGCACCCTTAGCACCCTCGGCCGACGTGGCCGGGCGCGAACTATTCGGCGCGCAGCGTACCCAGCGGCTTTTTCCGCAGCGCGTCGTAGCTCGACGCGACCCCGACCACCCCGACCAGGACCGTCGTGACGACCGCGCCCAGCGCGGCCAGGCCGGGCGCCGGGTGCCACGGGATGTCGAAGACGTGGCGCGAGACGCCCCAGGTGAGCGCCATCGCGCCGCCGGCGCCCACTAGCCCGGCGAGCAGGCCGAGGCCGCCGTACTCGAGCGCCAGCATCGCGGCGAGCGTGCGCGTGCTGGCGCCGAGGGTCCTCAGGATGGCGGCTTCGTAGACGCGCTGGAACTTGGTCATCGCGACAGCCCCGGCCAGGATGAGGATGCCGCTGACCAGCGCGACGGCGCCGACGATCGAGACGGCCAGCGTGACGTTGGCCACCGCCTGCTGCACGGTCGCCAGGATCTCGCGCACGTCGATCGCCGAGACGTTGGGGAACGCCTCCACGAGATCGCGCTGGAAGCGGCCGCGCGCCGCCGGGTCGGGCGGCGCCTGCAGGATGGCGATGTAGGTCTGCGGCGCCTTGTCGAGCGGCCCGGGCCGGAACACGAACATGAACCCGCCGCTGCGCGCGTCCTCCCACTCCACCGAGCGCACGCTGGTGACCCGCGCGTCGAGGACCCGCCCCAGGACGTCGAACCGCATCATGTCGCCGACCTCGACCCGCGCGCGATCGTGCAGGCCGCGCTCGATCGACACCTCCGCCATGCCGCCCGCCGGCGTCGGCGTGCTCCAGAAGGCGCCGTCGACAATCTTCTCGTTGGCCTCGAGATGATCGCGGTAGGTGATCGTGAACTCGCGGGACAACGGCCCCTGGCGCCGGACGTCTTCGTAGGTGTCGAGCGCGGTCGTACCGCCGTGCACGCCGGTGACCCGCGCGCGCAGCACCGGGATGAGCCGCGGCGCCGCCGCGCCGGACGCCTGGTGTCCGTCCAGGAACGCGCGGACGCCGCCGACCTGCGAGGGCAGAATCTCGATCAGGAACATGTCGGCGCCGCTCGACCCGAGCTCGAGCGTGAACTGCTGCAGCAAGTTGGCCTGCAGCGACCGGACGCCGATCACGAAGAAGCTGCCGATCCCGACCGCCAGCAGGATCACCCGCGTCTGGTTGCCAGGCCGCCCGAGGCTGAGCACCGCGTGCCGCAGCGGAAACCACCGCGCCCGCGCGATCGGCCGCACCAGGCCGACGACCCCGGTCGACACCAGGTGCAGGACGAACGCAATCCCGGCGAAACCGCCGCAGACATAGAGGCCGACGCGCAGCGACGCCGCCTGCCACGACGCGACCGCGACGAGCGCGGCCACGACGAGCACCGCCGCGGCGGCCTGCACCCGATCGAGCGCCGCCGCCCAGGCGCGCAGGCCGGCCGGCGTCCACCAGCGCACTCCCGCCTCTCCGCCGGCCGCTGCGCCGCGGATGAGCAGCAGCGGCTTGACGCGGCGTACTTCGAGGAGCGGGACCAGCGAGAACAGCAGCGAGACCAGCAGCCCGACCGCGACCCCCTGCGCCGACGCCGACGCCGTCAGGCGATAGGCGGAGGCACCGAGCGCCGCGGCGACGCGGGCCGGAATCGCGGCGATCCCGAGGCGCGCCAGAGCCACGCCCATCGCGCTCCCCGCCAGGCCGAGGAACACGACCTGCAGCACATACGCCGCCAGTACCTGCCGGGTCGTCGCGCCGACGCACTTGAGAATGGCGACACTCCGGATCTTCTGGCGCACGAACACGCGGGTCACGCTCCACACGCCGATGCCGCCCAGCACCAGAATGACGAAGCCGACCAGGCTCAGGTAGTTCTCGGCGCGGTTCAGATCGTCGCCAATCTGATCTTCCGTCGCGCGGAACGACGTGACGGTCACGAACCGCGTCCGGAAGTCTGCGCGGATCCGCTTGGTCAGCGCGTCGACGCCCGCCTCAGGCATCCGGAGCAGGATCTTGTAGCTGGCGCGGCTCCCGAACGAGAGCAGTCCGGTCCGCTGCAGATCGTCGTAGTCGACGAGGACGCGCGAGCCGAGGCTGAAGGATCCGACCCGCCGGCCGGGCTCTTCGACGATCACGCCGCGGATCGTGAACGCCTGCCCGCCGATGACGATCCGGTCGCCCACCTGCAGCCCGAGCTGCGCCAGCAGCTCCGGCCGGACCAGCGCCCCGCGATCGACGAGCAGGTCGTGCGAGAACGGGACGCCCCCCTGCAGGACGACGGTGCCATAGAACGGGAAGCCCTGCTGCACGCCGCGCAGCTCCACCATCCGCGCGACCGCCGAACCGCTCTCCCCCGCCGGACGCACCATGCTGGCCAGCTCGATCGTTTCCTGGCGCGCAGCGATCGGCGCCGCGGCGAATCGACTCTCGAGATCGGCGCGCAGCTCGGGCGTCCACGGTCGGTTGGTCGCGACGACGACGTCGGCCGAGATGAGCGTGCGCGACTCGCGCACCAGCTCGGTCCGCACGTTCTGGATGATCGAGCGCAGCAGCACGATCGCACCGACGCCGATCGCGACGCAGAGGAAGAAGAACAGCAGCCGGCGCCACGATGCCCGCACCTCGCGCAGCGCCATCAGGACGACGAATCGCATATCAGACCACCCGGCCGTCGCGCAGCGTGATCGTGATTGCGGCGCGCTGCGCCAGTTCGGCGTCGTGGGTGACGAGGACGACGGTCGTGCCGCGCCGACGGTTGACCTCGAGCAGCAGGTCGATCACCTGGTGTCCGGTGCCCGAATCGAGGTTGCCGGTCGGCTCGTCGGCGAGCAGGATCGCCGGATCGTTGGCCAGCGCCCGCGCGATCGCCACGCGCTGCTGTTCGCCGCCCGACAACTGCGAGGGATAGTGATGGCGCCGCGGCCCCAGCCCGACCTCGGAGAGCAGCGCGTCGGCGCGCGCGCCGGCATCGGCGGCGCCGGCGATCTCGAGCGGCACGCGCGCGTTCTCGTAGGCGGTCAGCGAGGGCAGCAGATGGAAGAACTGGAAGACGAACCCGATGCGGGTGCCGCGGAACCGCGCCAGGTCGTCCTCCGACATGGCGGTGATGTCGTGGCCGTCGATGACCACGCGCCCGCTCGTCGGCGCGTCGAGGCCGGCCAGCAGCCCCAGCAGCGTCGACTTGCCGCTGCCTGACGGGCCGACGATCGCCGCAACGGTGCCCGACGCGATCTGCAGGTCCAGCGGGTGCAGGATCGTGAGCATCGCGTCGCCGCTCGGAACAGTCTTGGAGACACCATGCAGCTCGATCATTGCGGAGACGCCACGGCCGACCCCTTCCCTTCGACGAGCGGCCTAAGCGCGCGCCACACGTTGTCGGCGACGATCCGCGCCCCTTCCACGTTGGGATGGATGCCGTCCCCCTGATTCAGCCCGGGGACGCCCGCGACCTTGTCGAGCAGGAACGGCAGCAGTGGAACCTTGTACTCCCGGGCGAGATCGCGATACACCTGCCGGAAAGAGACGGTGTAGTCAGGACCGAAGTTCGGCGGCGCTTCCATGCCGGCCAGCAGCACCGCGATCCGCTTGTGCTGTGCCCGCTCGATGATCGCGGCGAGGTTCTTCTTCATCGCATCGGGCGGCAGCCCGCGCAGGCCGTCGTTCGCGCCGAGCTCGAGCACCAGAATGCGCACGTTCCCTTGATCGAGCGCCCAGTCGGTGCGCTCGAGTCCGGCCGCGGAGGTGTCGCCGGAGACGCCGGCGTTGACCACCTCCCAGTTGTCGCCCGCCGCATTCAGCGTGTCCTGCAGGAGGGCGGGATAGGCCTGGGAGGGCGCCAGCCCGAGGCCCGCCGTCAGACTGTCGCCCAAGACGACGATCCTGGGCCGGTTCGTCAGAGACGGGGACGCGGCCGACTCGGCCGGGGCCGCCGCCGCACTCACGCCGGACACGGGCGTGCTCGGCGCACGACTGCAGCCCGCTGCCAGGCCGGCGACCAACAGCCAAAACAGTCCTCGACGGCGAAAGGGCATCGACCTTTTATTATAGAAGGCCTATGGCTCGAGGGTTCGAATCGAAGATGGTCGAGTTTCAGCAGGAGGAGGCGGCGCGCCGGAAGACGGTGAACG
This sequence is a window from Vicinamibacterales bacterium. Protein-coding genes within it:
- the folK gene encoding 2-amino-4-hydroxy-6-hydroxymethyldihydropteridine diphosphokinase, with protein sequence MIVVAFGSNRGDRRQQILEAADQVASFLSGFRLSPLIETAPVGPGTEGQPPYLNAVGVGESELPPAALLARLQAIEEAAGRTRPYPNAPRTLDLDLILYGNEILETNGLQVPHPRFRERRFVLEPLLTLAPDLRDPLTGLTVSELRAQLET
- a CDS encoding TraR/DksA family transcriptional regulator, with the translated sequence MDTSSYKEALLKKRGEILSQGGGVKPIQTTMGDVNSRQGDLADQASGNNEVHIQLKLKQTDAKILQAIEEALWRIEKGTYGICRDCGEEIAAPRLNAIPWTRVCITCKEKQSA
- a CDS encoding FtsX-like permease family protein, with amino-acid sequence MRFVVLMALREVRASWRRLLFFFLCVAIGVGAIVLLRSIIQNVRTELVRESRTLISADVVVATNRPWTPELRADLESRFAAAPIAARQETIELASMVRPAGESGSAVARMVELRGVQQGFPFYGTVVLQGGVPFSHDLLVDRGALVRPELLAQLGLQVGDRIVIGGQAFTIRGVIVEEPGRRVGSFSLGSRVLVDYDDLQRTGLLSFGSRASYKILLRMPEAGVDALTKRIRADFRTRFVTVTSFRATEDQIGDDLNRAENYLSLVGFVILVLGGIGVWSVTRVFVRQKIRSVAILKCVGATTRQVLAAYVLQVVFLGLAGSAMGVALARLGIAAIPARVAAALGASAYRLTASASAQGVAVGLLVSLLFSLVPLLEVRRVKPLLLIRGAAAGGEAGVRWWTPAGLRAWAAALDRVQAAAAVLVVAALVAVASWQAASLRVGLYVCGGFAGIAFVLHLVSTGVVGLVRPIARARWFPLRHAVLSLGRPGNQTRVILLAVGIGSFFVIGVRSLQANLLQQFTLELGSSGADMFLIEILPSQVGGVRAFLDGHQASGAAAPRLIPVLRARVTGVHGGTTALDTYEDVRRQGPLSREFTITYRDHLEANEKIVDGAFWSTPTPAGGMAEVSIERGLHDRARVEVGDMMRFDVLGRVLDARVTSVRSVEWEDARSGGFMFVFRPGPLDKAPQTYIAILQAPPDPAARGRFQRDLVEAFPNVSAIDVREILATVQQAVANVTLAVSIVGAVALVSGILILAGAVAMTKFQRVYEAAILRTLGASTRTLAAMLALEYGGLGLLAGLVGAGGAMALTWGVSRHVFDIPWHPAPGLAALGAVVTTVLVGVVGVASSYDALRKKPLGTLRAE
- a CDS encoding ABC transporter ATP-binding protein codes for the protein MIELHGVSKTVPSGDAMLTILHPLDLQIASGTVAAIVGPSGSGKSTLLGLLAGLDAPTSGRVVIDGHDITAMSEDDLARFRGTRIGFVFQFFHLLPSLTAYENARVPLEIAGAADAGARADALLSEVGLGPRRHHYPSQLSGGEQQRVAIARALANDPAILLADEPTGNLDSGTGHQVIDLLLEVNRRRGTTVVLVTHDAELAQRAAITITLRDGRVV
- a CDS encoding arylesterase; this encodes MGDSLTAGLGLAPSQAYPALLQDTLNAAGDNWEVVNAGVSGDTSAAGLERTDWALDQGNVRILVLELGANDGLRGLPPDAMKKNLAAIIERAQHKRIAVLLAGMEAPPNFGPDYTVSFRQVYRDLAREYKVPLLPFLLDKVAGVPGLNQGDGIHPNVEGARIVADNVWRALRPLVEGKGSAVASPQ